From Bacilli bacterium PM5-9:
CTTTTAAAATCCCATGAATCATCAAGTTTTTTATTTATTTCATTTTTAATTTCATCAACATTATTCATTTGTTCAACTATTGATACAAATAAATCATTATTAATTAAAACAATGTCTTTTGAAGTATTGAATTTTTCTTGTAAAATAATATTTAATGATGCCATATTTTCTTTAATAAAACGAGCTAAATTAAAGAATTTATTCTCTTTTTTAAAGTATTCTTCTTCAATTAAATATTGATATAAATATATCAATGCTGCCTCTCGTGCTTGTCTTCTTGTTAGTTGATACTCTTCCATATTAAATATAACCCCCATACCTTTTATATTATAACATAATTATCAAAAATCTTTTAGCTAAAATAAGTTTTTAACAAAAAAAATGAATAAAAAAAGGGAAGCAAATTCCCTTTTATGATTCAATTCCTACAACATTAACATTTACTTTATTCAATTTAAAATCTGTTATATGCTCAATCATCATTTTTATATCATCTTGTAATGCTTTCACAAGTTTTTTAATATCTTTTCCAAACTTAACATTTACATCAATTGAAACATCAACCATATTATTTTTTACAAACTCAACATTAATTGATTTATCATTTTTTAATTTCAAATATGATGATTTATCAACAAATAAATCTTTATTTTCCATAATTACTTGTTGAACAATTTTATAAAATACAACTTTTGAAATAACAGCTCTATCATCTAAATTACTTTTAATTGATTTACTCATAATTAATCCCCTTTTAATTAAGCTCTTGAAATATATTTTCCATCACTTGTATTTACGATTACTTTTTCTCCTGCTTCAATGAATAATGGAACTTTAATATTATATCCAGTTTCTAATGTAGCATTTTTTGTTGCATTAGTTGCAGTATCACCTTTAATACCAGGTTCACATTCAACTATTTCTAATTCAACTGAATTTGGTAAAGAAACTCCTAAGATTTCACCCTCATATCTTGTTACTTCAACAACATCGTTTTCTTTTAAGAAATTCATTTCCCATTTAATTCCATCTTTTGGAATAGAAATTTGATCATACGTATTATTATCCATAAATACTAAACCTTCACCATCATCATACAAATATTGCATCTTATCTTTATCAATATGAGCTTTCTCTACTTTAATACCAGCATTGAATGTATGGTCAATAGTTGCACCTGTTCTTAAATTTTTTAATTTTGATCTAACAAATGCACTACCTTTACCTGGTTTCACATGTTGAAACTCTAATACTGTAAAAATATTATTATCTAATTTAATTGTAATTCCTGTTTTAAAATCATTTACACTTACCATATTGTTTATCTCCCATCAATTTTTATTAATTCTTTACTAGATTTATTAATTATTTCACATCCATTATCTTTAACAATAACATCATCTTCAATTCTAATGCCACCAAGTCCAGGAATATAAATTCCAGGCTCTACAGTAATAACATTTCCTGTTTTTAAAACATCAGTACTAGATGAGTTTATATAAGGCATTTCATGAACTTCTAATCCAATTGAATGTCCTAATCCATGTTCAAAATAATCACCATATCCTTGTTCTGTGATATAATCACGAGCAATTTTATCAATATTACAAGCTTTCTCGCCCGCTTTTATTGCACTAATTGCTTTTTCTTGAGCAGTTTTAACGATATTATAAATCGTTACTAACTGTTCATTAGGTGCATTTCCAACTACAAAGCTTCTTGTCATATCGCTTGTATAACCATTATAAAAGACACCAAAATCTATTGTGATAAAATCATTTTCTTCAATTAATTTATCGCTTGCTACTCCATGAGGCATACTTCCTCTTTTACCACTTGCAATAATTGTATCAAATGATAATCCTGAAGAGCCATTTTCCAAAATAAATTTTTGTAGTTCAATGTTTACTTCTTTTTCACTCATACCAATTTTAATATAACTTAATAAATGTGAATAAGCCATATCTGTAATTTCACAAGCTTTTTTTATTAATGATAATTCATTTTCAGTTTTAACTGTTCTTACTTGATTAAGAGTAATTGCTTTTAAATTACAATTTAGTGACTCACTAAAATCGTTATACTCACTAACAACCATTCTCTCACTTTCAAATCCAATAATCTCAATCTTATTTTTAAGAAGAATATCATTAATCTTTTGAAATAAATCAACTTTTTTATAAAGTACAACTTCATAATTATCACATTGATTTAATGCTTGTTCATAGTATCTTGAATCAACAAAAATAAAATTTTTATTTTTTAAAATTAAAACAATTGCGCTTGTTCCTGTAAACTTAGCAAGATACCTAATATTTATTGGTGAAGTAATAATAATGCCATCTAAAGCTTCTTTATTAATAACATCGTAAACATTCATTTTATCACCCTAAAATATTATATCATAATTTTTATTTTGTTTAAAATACTATTTTATATATAATGAAAAATATTATCTTTCTTTCATTGCAAAATGAAAGTTAATTGTATATTTAATTATTTTTAAAATAAAAAAGCAACTACAATACAGTTGCCTAAAATTCAGTTCCACCTATATTCACAAAATTACCTCCTTTATTTATCTAATTATAACAGTATAAGTCATATTTAACAAGTTAATTATTAACATATAGTATCTCCACGCTCCTGATTAATTTTTTGAATTTCTTTATTATGTTTTATTTTATTCCTTTGAAGTTTATTATTAATTTTATTTTTTTTGAAATTGCGCTTATCTTTTTCAATTTTTATTTTTTTATCCAACAAAGCAATATTGGAATATAGATTATTCCCACTATCTATTCCCTTTAAAATAGATGCCATTAAGAATATATAATTTTGTTTTACAAAGTAATTAAATGGATTATAAATTAAATCAGTTATTTTTTCAAGGTCAATTAAATTAAACATAACAAAGTGTGAAATGCACTCTAAATCATTAAATGTGTCGGCATATATTTCTTTAGATGCAGACAATATATTGTTAATTATTTCATTTCTATAAGATTGCAATTTCTTTTTATCAATTTCATTTAAACTATCAATTTCATCAATAGTTGGCATATTATATAATGGTTCCATATGTTTTTGATAATGCACATTATAATTTACAGACTCTGACAATCTAGGTTTAGTAAATAAATGCTTTTTTATTTTTTCAAAATCACCAAAGTAATCACTATGTGCTTTATAAATATCATCATATGTAAGTTTTAATTCGCCTAAAATATCTTTAAAAGATTCAATATCACACAATCTCATTTCAGTTTTACTAACTCTTTTTTTTAGTTCGACAAGCTTATCAGTTATTATCATATTTTCACTATGAAATGAATTCCAATACATATTTGGCATATGTTCTTTAAACTTAAAAATAAACTCATTTGTAAATTGTGCCTTTTTTATAATAATATCAGTTTTTTGATTTTTGTTATTTTGTTGATTCACAACTAATATACCTAATAATGATATTAAAACACTTGATGAAGTTATTTTATACTCCATATTTAAAGTCGCAATAAACATAACATACACTACAATAAAAATTATTAAAAAAATTGCAAATGTATACATAAAATTTTGTTTAATATATTGAATATATGTATAAAATTTTATTTTCAAATTATTTACAAACATAAATTCCCCCAAAAAAATTAAATCTATACAATTTCATTAATAACACTAACATTATTAAACTCAATTATTTTTTCACAAACATTATCATAAATAATATTATATTCATAAATATCACTATAAACACTCAGCTTAATTGTATAGTGAATATCATCATTTACCACCTTTATAATACTTTTATAACTAACAATACCATTACTATAATTAACATTTTTATAATCATCATATATATTCTTAACAATAGCATTCTCAATTAAAAACAAGTTATATTTATTGTTATTAAATTTATAGTAATGATAGTTCTCTAATAAAATTGATTTAGAAATAATAGCTAAAAATAGAAACAATAAACAAATATATATACCAAGTAAAGTAATTGTACCTTTTTTATTCTTTATCATAAAAAATTATTTGTTTATAAAAATTATCTTTATAACTAAATTCAATTTCCAAGTTTTTACCATCAAAAATAAATCTTCCATTCTTTATTTTTTGCAGATAAGGCATATATCCTGGCGTTTCATAAACTTGATTTTTTTCTATCTTTACTCTAACATGATCAGCAAACTCTATTTCATTACTTTTAAAGTTAGTTACATTTTGGTATTTTATTAGTGATTTTCTTAAAATATCTAATGATTGATAAACTTTTATACTATCATTATTTTTGTAATTTACACTCCTTAATAATATTGTTGAAAAAATTAAAATTAATAGTGTTGCAAGAATAAAATATATCAACATTTCTATTGCCATAAAGCCTTTTTTATTAAGCAATTTATATCACAACTTTCTATTTTTTGATATTTATTTTTTATCAAATTATCTATTTTATTTTCAATTTTTCTATTATTATTCATTACACTTGTATTTAATGATAAGCTTGATATTATTATAAAACTAACAATAAAAAATACAATTAATGCTTCATACATCATAAAACCCTTATTCAATTTTATACCACCCTTTTCCTAGATAAAAAATTAATTTCTTATATTTAATGCCATGTTTAAATAACAATGTATAACCTTGATTAAGATTACCATTCTTATTAAAATATAATTCTTTGCTAGTTTCAAAATTTATTGTTTTAAAAGTATTTGTTTCAATATAACTATTTCTTTGAATGATTAAAGTATTTTGATTAAATTTAATATCTACAATGTTTTTTGAATTAAGTGCTAATTGCTTTGCTGCATTTAATTTTGTTTCTAATAATTTATCTTCACTTAAATAAAAATTAAAAACATTTGAATTATTATAGATAGATAAATTTGTTAATAAGATAACGCTAATTATCATAATCACAACAACTACCTCAATTAAAACAAAACCATTACTATTTAATTTTAGCTTGACCATTTTCAATTACGATACTTAAGTTATTTTTACATTTTGTTTGCTCATCTTTAATAAACCCCTCTTTAACTAAATCTGATGTTGAAGTTGGTAATTTATTATGTTTTATTTCGTATAAATATATTTGTGAGTTAATTGTTTCTTTTAATGCCTCACATCCCTTTAAATTTATCATTTTTTGTTTTTCATTAATATTTGGAATTATTAAAAGTAATAGTAATGCAATAATACTGATGACAATAATCATCTCGATCATCGTAAAACCTTTCTTGTTTTTAAGCATAATTATCTCCCCCTTTTTTATAAAGTAGCACTCATATTTAAAACAGGCAGCATAATTAATAAATACATTAAAATTAATAATACACCAATAAAACTAACAATAATTGGAACAAATACTGCAAGAAATACTTTGATTTTTTTCTTTAAAATATCAATTTTCAGCTCAAAATAATCATCTAATAAAAGTGACATCTCCTTTGAATTATTAGCAAGCAATAATGTTTGCTTTAAATCGTTTTGTAATAAGTTACTAGAATTAATTACCATAAAAACATGATCACCTTTTTTTAACCTTATAATTATAGTTTCACATAAAAATTTTACAAAAATATTATTTGTTTGTTTTTTTAAGGTGAAAATACTATCACTAGATAAAGGTACATTCTTTATTATCTCTTTTAAATATAAAGCAAACATAAAAGTTGAGTAATATTTTATAGCAAAACTTACAAATGGTATTTTTATAAATATACTAATATATTTTATAAAATTACTTTTTATAAGTTTTATTGATATGAAGTAAATAACGATAAGTAAAATAATAAAAATTGATATATAAAGAGGAACAAACTTCAAGAAAAAGATAATATAATTATAATCATTAACTGCACTTGGATTAAGCATAATAAGTTGTGGAACAATATATTGTGAAATAAAAAGTAAAGCAAAAGATGTCATTACAATTAAAATTACTGGATATACTAATGATGAAACAATTTCTTTTTTTATTTGTTGTTTTTCTTTAGAGATTGCTATTGATTTTTCAATCGCATCACTTAAAGAATAATAATTATGATAAAAAATAATATATTCGATAATCACTTTATTTTTTATGAGATTATTTAGTAATTCGATTAAAGATAAATTTTGTTTAAGCTTTTCTTTAATATCGTAATTCATTTTTTTATCAATTAAATTAAATTGTAATAATGTATCTAAAATTTTATTTAGTGAATAGCCCTGTCTATAAGTGCTTGCAACAAGTTTAAGAACAATATCTTCATTTACCTTCATAAAAGTCAACTTCCTTTTTTAAAGCATTTCTATAATCAATTATTTTATTATAATTAATACTTTTATCATTCAAATAATCTATAACCTGCTCATTATTTATAAACTCATAAATACAAAAAGGCTCTTTTGCACTAGTGTAAAATAATTCTTGATATGAAATTAATTTTAAACAAGCCTTTAAATCACTATTTGATATTTTTAATTCGCATAATCTATTAATTGCGAATACAGCACTCATTGCATGCATGCTTGTTATAACTAAATGACCACTTAACGCTGCTTGAATAGCAAGTTTTAAGTCACTTTCATCACGAATTTCACCGATTACAATAACAT
This genomic window contains:
- a CDS encoding transcription antitermination factor NusB (product_source=TIGR01951; cath_funfam=1.10.940.10; cog=COG0781; pfam=PF01029; superfamily=48013; tigrfam=TIGR01951), giving the protein MEEYQLTRRQAREAALIYLYQYLIEEEYFKKENKFFNLARFIKENMASLNIILQEKFNTSKDIVLINNDLFVSIVEQMNNVDEIKNEINKKLDDSWDFKRLNLVDQAILITTYIQIKSNEIEKRIAINEAIELAKEYCDDDAYKYINGVLDKL
- a CDS encoding putative alkaline shock family protein YloU (product_source=COG1302; cath_funfam=3.30.300.100; cog=COG1302; pfam=PF03780; superfamily=55021), whose amino-acid sequence is MSKSIKSNLDDRAVISKVVFYKIVQQVIMENKDLFVDKSSYLKLKNDKSINVEFVKNNMVDVSIDVNVKFGKDIKKLVKALQDDIKMMIEHITDFKLNKVNVNVVGIES
- a CDS encoding elongation factor P (product_source=KO:K02356; cath_funfam=2.30.30.30,2.40.50.140; cog=COG0231; ko=KO:K02356; pfam=PF01132,PF08207,PF09285; smart=SM00841,SM01185; superfamily=50104,50249; tigrfam=TIGR00038), which produces MVSVNDFKTGITIKLDNNIFTVLEFQHVKPGKGSAFVRSKLKNLRTGATIDHTFNAGIKVEKAHIDKDKMQYLYDDGEGLVFMDNNTYDQISIPKDGIKWEMNFLKENDVVEVTRYEGEILGVSLPNSVELEIVECEPGIKGDTATNATKNATLETGYNIKVPLFIEAGEKVIVNTSDGKYISRA
- a CDS encoding Xaa-Pro aminopeptidase (product_source=KO:K01262; cath_funfam=3.40.350.10,3.90.230.10; cog=COG0006; ko=KO:K01262; pfam=PF00557,PF01321; superfamily=55920) — protein: MNVYDVINKEALDGIIITSPINIRYLAKFTGTSAIVLILKNKNFIFVDSRYYEQALNQCDNYEVVLYKKVDLFQKINDILLKNKIEIIGFESERMVVSEYNDFSESLNCNLKAITLNQVRTVKTENELSLIKKACEITDMAYSHLLSYIKIGMSEKEVNIELQKFILENGSSGLSFDTIIASGKRGSMPHGVASDKLIEENDFITIDFGVFYNGYTSDMTRSFVVGNAPNEQLVTIYNIVKTAQEKAISAIKAGEKACNIDKIARDYITEQGYGDYFEHGLGHSIGLEVHEMPYINSSSTDVLKTGNVITVEPGIYIPGLGGIRIEDDVIVKDNGCEIINKSSKELIKIDGR
- a CDS encoding hypothetical protein (product_source=Hypo-rule applied; cath_funfam=3.40.50.300; superfamily=55129,81464; transmembrane_helix_parts=Inside_1_20,TMhelix_21_43,Outside_44_337) — protein: MFVNNLKIKFYTYIQYIKQNFMYTFAIFLIIFIVVYVMFIATLNMEYKITSSSVLISLLGILVVNQQNNKNQKTDIIIKKAQFTNEFIFKFKEHMPNMYWNSFHSENMIITDKLVELKKRVSKTEMRLCDIESFKDILGELKLTYDDIYKAHSDYFGDFEKIKKHLFTKPRLSESVNYNVHYQKHMEPLYNMPTIDEIDSLNEIDKKKLQSYRNEIINNILSASKEIYADTFNDLECISHFVMFNLIDLEKITDLIYNPFNYFVKQNYIFLMASILKGIDSGNNLYSNIALLDKKIKIEKDKRNFKKNKINNKLQRNKIKHNKEIQKINQERGDTIC
- a CDS encoding hypothetical protein (product_source=Hypo-rule applied; superfamily=49899; transmembrane_helix_parts=Outside_1_9,TMhelix_10_32,Inside_33_124); this translates as MIKNKKGTITLLGIYICLLFLFLAIISKSILLENYHYYKFNNNKYNLFLIENAIVKNIYDDYKNVNYSNGIVSYKSIIKVVNDDIHYTIKLSVYSDIYEYNIIYDNVCEKIIEFNNVSVINEIV
- a CDS encoding hypothetical protein (product_source=Hypo-rule applied; superfamily=74650; transmembrane_helix_parts=Outside_1_12,TMhelix_13_35,Inside_36_129), with product MLNKKGFMAIEMLIYFILATLLILIFSTILLRSVNYKNNDSIKVYQSLDILRKSLIKYQNVTNFKSNEIEFADHVRVKIEKNQVYETPGYMPYLQKIKNGRFIFDGKNLEIEFSYKDNFYKQIIFYDKE
- a CDS encoding Tfp pilus assembly protein PilV (product_source=COG4967; cog=COG4967; superfamily=48425; transmembrane_helix_parts=Outside_1_4,TMhelix_5_27,Inside_28_68); the protein is MNKGFMMYEALIVFFIVSFIIISSLSLNTSVMNNNRKIENKIDNLIKNKYQKIESCDINCLIKKALWQ
- a CDS encoding prepilin-type N-terminal cleavage/methylation domain-containing protein (product_source=TIGR02532; cath_funfam=3.30.700.10; cog=COG4967; superfamily=54523; tigrfam=TIGR02532; transmembrane_helix_parts=Inside_1_11,TMhelix_12_34,Outside_35_138), translating into MVKLKLNSNGFVLIEVVVVIMIISVILLTNLSIYNNSNVFNFYLSEDKLLETKLNAAKQLALNSKNIVDIKFNQNTLIIQRNSYIETNTFKTINFETSKELYFNKNGNLNQGYTLLFKHGIKYKKLIFYLGKGWYKIE
- a CDS encoding competence protein ComGC (product_source=KO:K02245; cath_funfam=3.30.700.10; cog=COG4537; ko=KO:K02245; pfam=PF07963; superfamily=54523; tigrfam=TIGR02532; transmembrane_helix_parts=Outside_1_9,TMhelix_10_32,Inside_33_100), which translates into the protein MLKNKKGFTMIEMIIVISIIALLLLLIIPNINEKQKMINLKGCEALKETINSQIYLYEIKHNKLPTSTSDLVKEGFIKDEQTKCKNNLSIVIENGQAKIK
- a CDS encoding competence protein ComGB (product_source=KO:K02244; cog=COG1459; ko=KO:K02244; transmembrane_helix_parts=Inside_1_99,TMhelix_100_122,Outside_123_141,TMhelix_142_164,Inside_165_295,TMhelix_296_318,Outside_319_331): MKVNEDIVLKLVASTYRQGYSLNKILDTLLQFNLIDKKMNYDIKEKLKQNLSLIELLNNLIKNKVIIEYIIFYHNYYSLSDAIEKSIAISKEKQQIKKEIVSSLVYPVILIVMTSFALLFISQYIVPQLIMLNPSAVNDYNYIIFFLKFVPLYISIFIILLIVIYFISIKLIKSNFIKYISIFIKIPFVSFAIKYYSTFMFALYLKEIIKNVPLSSDSIFTLKKQTNNIFVKFLCETIIIRLKKGDHVFMVINSSNLLQNDLKQTLLLANNSKEMSLLLDDYFELKIDILKKKIKVFLAVFVPIIVSFIGVLLILMYLLIMLPVLNMSATL